The following proteins come from a genomic window of Triticum aestivum cultivar Chinese Spring chromosome 6A, IWGSC CS RefSeq v2.1, whole genome shotgun sequence:
- the LOC123130503 gene encoding nicotianamine synthase 1-like — translation MDAQNMEVAALIEKIAGLQAAIAELPSLSPSPEVDRLFTDLVTACVPPSPVDVTKLSPEHQGMREALIRLCSAAEGKLEAHYADLLATFDNPLDHLARFPYYSNYVNLSRLEYELLARHVPGIAPARVAFVGSGPLPFSSFVLAAHHLPDAHFDNYDLCGAANERARKLFGASEDGVGARMKFHTADDVADLTQELGAYDVVFLAALIGMAAEEKAKVIAHLGAHMVEGASLVVRSAHGACGFLYPIVDPEDIRRGGFEVLAVHHPEGEVINSVIVARKAVDAQLSGPQNGARGAVPLVSPPCSFSTKMEASALKKSEELATKELAF, via the exons ATGGATGCCCAGAACATGGAGGTCGCTGCTCTGATCGAGAAGATCGCCGGTCTCCAGGCCGCCATCGCCGAGCTGCCGTCGCTGAGCCCGTCCCCCGAGGTCGACAGGCTCTTCACCGACCTCGTCACCGCGTGCGTCCCGCCGAGCCCCGTCGACGTGACGAAGCTCAGCCCGGAGCACCAGGGGATGCGGGAGGCGCTCATCCGCCTCTGCTCCGCCGCCGAGGGGAAGCTCGAGGCGCACTACGCCGACCTGCTCGCCACCTTCGACAACCCGCTCGACCACCTCGCCCGCTTCCCCTACTACAGCAACTACGTCAACCTTAGCAGGCTGGAGTACGAGCTCCTGGCGCGCCACGTGCCGGGCATCGCGCCGGCGCGTGTCGCCTTCGTCGGCTCCGGCCCGCTGCCGTTCAGCTCCTTCGTCCTCGCCGCGCACCACCTGCCCGACGCGCACTTCGACAACTACGACCTGTGCGGCGCGGCCAACGAGCGCGCCAGGAAGCTGTTCGGCGCGAGCGAGGACGGCGTGGGCGCGCGCATGAAGTTCCACACGGCGGac gaCGTCGCCGACCTCACGCAGGAGCTCGGCGCGTACGACGTGGTCTTCCTCGCCGCGCTCATCGGCATGGCGGCCGAGGAGAAGGCCAAGGTGATAGCCCACCTGGGCGCGCACATGGTGGAGGGGGCGTCTCTAGTCGTGCGGAGCGCGCACGGCGCTTGCGGCTTCCTGTACCCCATCGTCGACCCAGAGGACATCAGGCGGGGCGGGTTCGAGGTGCTGGCCGTGCACCACCCCGAAGGTGAGGTGATCAACTCTGTCATCGTCGCCCGTAAGGCCGTCGACGCGCAGCTCAGTGGGCCGCAGAACGGAGCACGGGGCGCGGTGCCGCTGGTCAGCCCGCCATGCAGCTTCTCCACCAAGATGGAAGCGAGCGCGCTTAAGAAGAGCGAGGAGTTGGCCACCAAAGAGCTGGCCTTCTGA